A single window of Intrasporangium calvum DSM 43043 DNA harbors:
- a CDS encoding DUF937 domain-containing protein, which produces MSQYDEILDQVPVQQLAGEFGVGEEDVRAAVEQALPALLGGLQANAEDPAGAASIAQALGEHDRGAPRDLAEVDVADGEKIVGHIFGGNTDQVVDRLTGASGVSGVSGVSGVSGVSGAGGVSGDLVKKLLPILAPIVLSWLAGKLRGQGGLGGVLGDLIGGGSPSAQPPSAQPPAPGPVDNGPLFPGGQGAQSGPTQAPGSTGAGQPQESGSNPITDILGGILGGSGRGDVLGGILGDLLGGGRRR; this is translated from the coding sequence ATGTCGCAGTACGACGAGATCCTCGACCAGGTCCCGGTCCAGCAGCTCGCCGGAGAGTTCGGCGTCGGCGAGGAGGACGTCCGCGCGGCCGTCGAGCAGGCCCTGCCCGCGCTGCTCGGCGGTCTGCAGGCCAACGCCGAGGACCCGGCCGGGGCCGCCTCCATCGCGCAGGCCCTGGGCGAGCACGACCGCGGCGCGCCGCGTGACCTCGCGGAGGTCGACGTCGCGGACGGCGAGAAGATCGTCGGCCACATCTTCGGAGGCAACACCGACCAGGTCGTGGACCGGCTGACCGGCGCGAGTGGCGTCAGCGGGGTCAGCGGGGTCAGCGGGGTCAGCGGGGTCAGCGGTGCGGGCGGGGTGAGCGGCGACCTGGTCAAGAAGCTGCTGCCGATCCTCGCGCCGATCGTCCTGTCGTGGCTCGCCGGCAAGCTCCGCGGCCAGGGCGGCCTCGGCGGGGTTCTCGGCGACCTCATCGGCGGAGGGTCGCCGAGCGCCCAGCCCCCGAGCGCCCAGCCCCCGGCCCCCGGCCCGGTGGACAACGGCCCGCTCTTCCCGGGCGGCCAGGGCGCGCAGAGCGGCCCGACGCAGGCACCGGGAAGCACGGGCGCCGGTCAGCCGCAGGAGTCCGGCTCGAACCCGATCACCGACATCCTCGGTGGCATCCTCGGCGGGTCCGGCCGGGGCGACGTCCTCGGTGGGATCCTCGGCGACCTCCTCGGCGGAGGCCGCCGGCGCTGA
- a CDS encoding PQQ-dependent sugar dehydrogenase: MPSRSRLTTRRLLVGLAAPLLALAACTGAPAEDDGAAPTSAPTAATSTTTSTAPDATAPSDTSASGTSPARESGPARTLLRGLEIAWSIAPLPDGSALVSERDTGDIHHVPAPGSGASPTVVGRLPIERTSGEGGLLGLAVPEDFDVNPVFYAYYSTDSDNRIAAVPWHGDRIGEPKVIFDGIPRGHNHNGGRIAFGPNGYLYVGTGEAGDTSLSQNRESLGGKILRITPEGEPAPGNPFGGSPIWSYGHRNVQGLAWDSAGRMWASEFGAQTWDELNLIKPGSNYGWPEAEGRAGNPDFVDPVVQWATADLSPSGIAIGPDGAVYLAALRGESVWRVPIRSDGSAGEPERRLRGTYGRIRDVRFVSGRLWLTTSNGSDDRLISLPLADVGVG, encoded by the coding sequence ATGCCGTCCCGCTCGCGCCTGACCACCCGTCGGCTCCTCGTCGGCCTGGCCGCGCCGCTCCTCGCCCTCGCCGCCTGCACGGGCGCGCCGGCGGAGGACGACGGAGCCGCCCCGACGTCGGCGCCGACCGCCGCCACGTCGACGACCACGAGCACCGCACCGGACGCGACGGCCCCGAGCGACACCAGCGCGAGCGGCACCTCCCCCGCTCGCGAGTCCGGGCCTGCCCGGACGCTCCTTCGAGGGCTCGAGATCGCGTGGTCGATCGCCCCGCTGCCGGACGGCTCCGCCCTCGTCAGCGAACGGGACACGGGCGACATCCACCACGTGCCGGCACCCGGGTCCGGGGCCAGCCCGACCGTGGTCGGCCGGCTCCCCATCGAGCGCACCAGCGGCGAGGGCGGCCTCCTCGGTCTGGCCGTCCCCGAGGACTTCGACGTCAACCCGGTCTTCTACGCGTACTACTCGACCGACAGCGACAACCGGATCGCCGCGGTGCCGTGGCACGGTGACCGCATCGGCGAGCCCAAGGTCATCTTCGACGGCATCCCCCGCGGTCACAACCACAACGGTGGACGCATCGCGTTCGGGCCGAACGGCTACCTCTACGTGGGGACCGGCGAGGCCGGCGACACCTCGCTCTCGCAGAACCGCGAGTCGCTCGGCGGCAAGATCCTGCGGATCACCCCGGAGGGCGAACCCGCGCCGGGCAACCCCTTCGGAGGGTCCCCGATCTGGAGCTATGGCCACCGCAACGTCCAGGGGCTCGCCTGGGACAGCGCGGGCCGGATGTGGGCGAGCGAGTTCGGCGCACAGACCTGGGATGAGCTCAACCTCATCAAGCCCGGTTCGAACTACGGCTGGCCCGAGGCGGAGGGCAGGGCAGGCAACCCCGACTTCGTCGATCCGGTCGTCCAGTGGGCCACCGCCGACCTGTCACCGAGCGGGATCGCCATCGGTCCCGACGGCGCCGTCTACCTGGCCGCGCTACGCGGGGAGTCCGTGTGGCGGGTGCCGATCCGGTCCGACGGGAGCGCGGGTGAGCCCGAGCGCCGGCTCCGCGGGACCTACGGGCGCATCAGGGACGTCCGTTTCGTCTCCGGCCGGCTGTGGCTGACGACGAGCAACGGGTCGGACGACCGCCTGATCTCCCTGCCGCTCGCAGACGTCGGCGTGGGTTGA
- a CDS encoding MOSC domain-containing protein, whose protein sequence is MKPPHVMSVNLGKGVPRPYASGPTTAIDKGPVPEGTLVEIRDPGSKRGGLGSGLVGDDIGDRRHHGGAQQAVYAYAREDQQWWEEQLGRALPPGSFGENLTTLGVDTTHALIGEVWRLGEVVLRVEVPRIPCATFAGHLGVRGWVRRFGDAGRTGAYLSVVTPGVIEPGVTVEVERPDHDIDLLLSFRAALGDLEAATRVLEARVLHPDEQVWLADKVARRRR, encoded by the coding sequence GTGAAGCCACCCCACGTCATGTCCGTCAACCTCGGCAAGGGGGTCCCCCGGCCGTATGCCAGCGGGCCGACCACGGCCATCGACAAGGGCCCGGTGCCCGAGGGGACGCTCGTGGAGATCCGCGACCCCGGCTCGAAACGGGGCGGTCTCGGCTCCGGCCTCGTCGGCGACGACATCGGCGACCGACGGCACCACGGCGGCGCGCAGCAGGCGGTCTACGCCTACGCGCGTGAGGACCAGCAGTGGTGGGAGGAGCAGCTGGGGCGCGCCCTGCCGCCCGGCTCCTTCGGCGAGAACCTCACCACGCTGGGGGTGGACACCACCCACGCCCTGATCGGCGAGGTGTGGCGGCTCGGCGAGGTCGTCCTCAGGGTGGAGGTCCCCCGCATCCCGTGCGCCACGTTCGCCGGGCACCTCGGTGTTCGCGGGTGGGTGAGACGGTTCGGCGACGCGGGGCGCACCGGCGCCTACCTCTCCGTCGTCACCCCGGGCGTGATCGAGCCCGGCGTGACGGTCGAGGTCGAGCGTCCGGACCACGACATCGATCTGCTGCTCAGCTTTCGCGCCGCCCTCGGCGACCTCGAGGCGGCCACGCGCGTCCTCGAGGCCCGCGTGCTGCACCCCGACGAGCAGGTCTGGCTGGCTGACAAGGTGGCCCGCCGCAGACGGTGA